TGAGGCCGTCGTGGTCGGGTCGACGCGCCGCTGCGCCGTGCCGAGGTCCTCCGTCACACCGGATCTCCGTGTCGCTGTACCGAATGGGTGCCGCCCCACCGAGCGGGGCGATGTTTACGTCACCATACCGGCGCCGGTGCCTGACGGAGGGATCTGCCCGACCGTCGTCCGGGACACGCCCGGGCGCGCGGCCCCAGGCCCGGTGTTACGTTCCGACGATGACCCACCAGGATGTGGCCGAGCGCGCTCCGACATCCGTCCCTCGGACCCTCGGCCGGTGGGGACTGGCCGCGGTGCTCATCACCGGCGGGGTCGGCCACCTCACCCGCCCCGACGAGTTCCTCGCGCAGGTGCCGCCGTTCTTCCCCGCGCGGGACAAGGTCGTCTACTACTCGACGTTCGTGGAGTTCGCCCTCGGCGCGGCGCTCGTGCTGGCGCGCCGGCACAAGGTGCGGGTCGGCTGGGTCGTTGCCGCGTTCTTCGTCCTCATCTTCCCGGGCAACATCTCCCAGTTCCTCACCCGCACCGACGCCTTCGGCCTCGACTCCGACGCCGCCCGCGGGATCCGGCTGCTCTTCCAGCCGCTGCTCGTCGTCTGGGCGCTGTGGTCGACCGGCGCGTGGGCCGCCCGTCGCCGGGCGCGCGGCGCCGCCACAGGGGCCAGCCGGCGCCGCTAGCGCCTACGCCTCGTCGTGCGAGGCGCGGAACATCCACGCCTGCTTCTCGAGGTCGGTCGCGGCCGCGACGAGCATGTCGTGGCTCAGCGGGTCTTCCGACTCCACCGCGGGGAGGTTGGCCCGAATGCGGTCGGCGGCGCCTTGGAGCCGCTCCTCGAACTGCCGGATCACCTTGTCGACGGCGAGCTTCCCGCCCGGCAGGCCCTCCACCTGCGACGTCGCGGCGACGGTGGAGGCGCGCCCGTCCGGGGTGCCGCCGATCGTCGCGAGGCGTTCGGCGATGTCGTCGGAGGCGAGGCGCACCTGGTCGATGACGTCGTCGAGCTGGAGGTGCACCGACCGGAAGTGGGTGCCGTGGATGTTCCAGTGGGCCTGCTTGCCGAGCAGGGACAGGTCGACGAGGTCGACGAGTGCTTCCTGCAGGCTGCGGGTGACGGCCTCGGGCGGCGTCGCTGCCATGGTGGTCTCCCTCCACGCCGCCGGGGCGGCGTCGCGCTGGTGCGGGCGAGGTCCACGGTAGGGGCCGGTGGCGGGCGTCGCCCGAGGAGCAGCTCGCACCCGGCGGGCGAGGGCCCCCGCCCGCCCCGGCGTCGGCCGCTGCGCTACCCTGGCACCCATGACGGCCCGGGTGCTCCTTATCTGGCCGCGCTGACTTCAGCGGACGCCACAGCGGCGTCGCAGCAGCGCGGCGAACCTCCCCTGCGGGGAGGTTTTCTTATGTCCGGAGCCACCCAGCACCCACGCGAGGACGAGCGATGACCAGCGACAGCATGACCCCCCAGGCCGCGACGACGCCGCGCGGCGGACCCGAGGAGCCCCGCTTCCGGTACACCGCGGCGCTCGCCGCCGAGATCGAGGAGCGCTGGCAGGAGCGCTGGGCCGAGCGCGGCACGTTCCACGCGCCCAACCCGGTGGGCGACCTCGCCCCGGCCGACGGCGCGGTCCCGGACGAGAAGTTCTACGTCCTCGACATGTTCCCCTACCCCTCGGGCAAGGGCCTGCACGTCGGGCACCCGCTGGGCTACATCGCCACTGACGTCGTCGGGCGCTACCAGCGGATGAAGGGCAAGAACGTCCTGCACGCCCTGGCCTACGACGCCTTCGGCCTGCCCGCGGAGCAGTACGCCGTCCAGACCGGCCAGCACCCGCGGATCACCACCGAGCAGAACATCACCAACATGCGTCGCCAGCTGCGGCGGCTGGGGCTGGCCCACGACGAGCGCCGCTCGTTCGCCACGACGGACCCGGGGTACGTCCGCTGGACCCAGTGGATCTTCCTGCAGATGTACCACGCGTTCTACGACCCCGAGGCGGAGCGCCCCGACGGCGGCCGCGGGCGTGCGCGTCCCATCGCCGAGCTGGAGGCCGAGCTGGCCGACGGCACGCGCGAGACGCCGTCGGGCACGCCGTGGGCGGACCTGTCCGCCGCCGAGCGCGCCGCGATCCTCGACGAGCACCGCCTGGCCTATGTCTCCGAGGCCCCCGTCAACTGGTGCCCGGGGCTGGGCACGGTGCTGGCGAACGAGGAGGTGACCGCGGACGGCCGCTCCGAGCGCGGCAACTACCCGGTCTTCAAGCGCAGTCTGCGCCAGTGGATGATGCGGATCACCGCGTACGCGGACCGCCTCGTCGACGACCTCGACCGGATCGACTGGCCCGAGAAGGTCAAGATCATGCAGCGCAACTGGATCGGCCGGTCCTCCGGCGCCCAGGTGCGGTTCGCCGTCGAGACCCGGGTGAGCGCCGGCGAGGCGACGGGCGGCACCGCCGACGTCGGCCTCGAGGTGTTCACCACGCGCCCCGACACGCTCTTCGGTGCCACCTTCATGGTGGTCGCGCCCGAGCACATGATCCTCGACGACGCCGTCCCCTCCGTGTGGCCCGAGGGCACCAAGGACGCGTGGACCGGCGGGTACGCCACGCCGGTCGAGGCGGTCGCGGCCTACCGCGCGCAGGCGGCGGCGAAGACCGACGCCGAGCGGCAGGAGGAGGGCCGGGCCAAGTCCGGCGTCTTCACCGGCATCCTCGCGACCAACCCGGTCAACGGCGCGGCGATCCCCGTGTTCGTCGCCGACTACGTCCTCATGGGCTACGGCACCGGCGCGATCATGGCGGTGCCCGGCGGCGACCAGCGCGACTACGAGTTCGCCACCGCCTTCGACCTGCCCGTGGTCTACACGGTCCAGCCGCCCGAGGGCTTCGAGGGCGCGGCCTACACCGGCGAGGGCGCCGTCATCGGCTCCGCCAACGAGGAGATCTCCCTCGACGGGATGAGCGTCGACGAGGCCAAGACGGCGATCATCGCCTGGCTCGAGACGAAGGGCCACGGCCATGGCACCACCACGTACCGGCTGCGGGACTGGCTGTTCTCCCGCCAGCGGTACTGGGGCGAGCCGTTCCCCATGGTCTACGACGCCGAGGGCCGCGTGCACGCGCTGCCCGAGGAGATGCTGCCCGTCGACCTGCCGGAGGTGCCGGACTACTCGCCGCGCACGTTCGACCCCGACGACGCGACCTCCTCCCCGGAGCCGCCGCTGGGCCGCGTCCCCGAGTGGGTCGAGGTGCGCCTCGACCTCGGCGACGGCGAGCAGACCTACTACCGCGACACCAACACCATGCCGAACTGGGCCGGGTCGTGCTGGTACGAGCTGCGCTACGTCGACCCGACCAACGACCGCGCCGTCGTCGACCCCGAGATCGAGCGGTACTGGATGGGTCCGCGTCCGGCGGAGAACGACGGCGCCGGCCACCCGAACACCGCGGGCGGGGCCGACCTGTACGTCGGCGGCGTCGAGCACGCCGTGCTCCACCTGCTCTACGCGCGGTTCTGGCACAAGGCCCTGTACGACCTGGGCCACGTCTCCAGCGTCGAGCCGTTCCACCGCCTGTTCAACCAGGGCTACATCCAGGCGTACGCCTTCGCTGACGCGCGCGGCCAGTACGTGCCCGCGGACGAGGTGGAGGAGGTGCCCGCCGCCGACGGCAGCGGCGAGGTCACGTACCGCTGGCAGGGCACCGAGGTCTTCCGCGAGTACGGGAAGATGGGCAAGTCGCTGAAGAACATCGTCACGCCGGACGACATGTACGACGCCTACGGCGCCGACACGTTCCGCGTGTACGAGATGAGCATGGGGCCGCTCGACGTGTCGCGGCCCTGGGACACCCGCGCCGTCGTCGGCGCGCAGCGGTTCCTCCAGCGGCTGTGGCGCAACGTCGTCGACGAGACGACGGGGGAGACGACGGTCTCCGACGCCCCCGCCGACGCCGAGACCCGCCGGATCGTCGCGCGGACCGTCGTCGAGGTGGAGACCGAGATGGCGGCGATGCGCGTCAACACGGCGATCGCGCGCCTCATCGTCCTCAACAACCACCTCACGGCGCTGCCCGAGGTGCCGCGCGAGGCCGTCGAGCCGCTCGTCCTCATGACGGCGCCGGTGGCCCCGCACATCGCGGAGGAGCTGTGGGGCCGGCTGGGCCACACCGGGTCGCTCTCCCACGAGCCGTTCCCGACGGCGGACGCCTCGCTCCTCGTCGAGGAGGAGGTCACCTGCGTGGTGCAGGTCGCGGGCAAGGTGCGCGACCGACTGCAGGTGCCGGTCTCGATCGGCGAGGACGAGCTGCGCGAGCGTGCGCTGGCCACCGCCGGCGTCCAGCGGGCGCTGGGCGAGCGGGGGGTGCGGACGGTCATCGTGCGCGCGCCGCGGCTCGTCAACATCGTGCCGGCCTAGCGGTCGGGGAGGGGCGCGGGCCGGTCCGGCTCGCGGTCGGGGGCGGGGCACGAGCCGGTCCGGCTCGCGCCCGCCCCGTGCGCTGTCGGGGGCGGCCACTAGGCTGGCCCGCACCGGCCGGTGACGAGGGAGGACCGAGCGTGACGCACGCAGACGTGACGATGGGCGGTATCCCGACCGTGGTGCTTGAGCACGACGGCGCGCGGCTCGAGGTCGCCGCCGTGGGCGCGACGGTGCTCAGCTGGTCGGTGCCCGGACCGGACGGCGGGCGGGTCGAGCTCGCCGAGAGCTACCGCTCCGCCGAGGAGCTCGAGGTCAACGAGTCGGCCGCGTTCGCCGTGATGGCGCCGTTCTCCAACCGGATCATGGGCGGCACGTACCGGTTCGACGGCGTCGACTACGACCTGCGCCCCGGCCTGCGCGAGGGCGAGGACGAGGTCATCCACGGGCTCGTGCGGCGGGCGCGGTGGGACGTCGAGGAGCCGGACCCGGCGTCGGACGGGGCGTCGGACGAGCCGTCGGACGGCGCGTCGGACGGGGCCGGCGCGGCCACGCTCACCCTCACGACGACGATCCGGGACCAGCCGGGCTATCCCTTCCCGGTCGACGTGCGCGTCACCTACACGCTCGGGGCCCGCACCCTCGGCTTCGACCTGGCGGCCACGAACGTCGGCGCCTCGGACGCGCCGGTGTCGCTGGGCTGGCACCCGTACTTCCGCCTGCCGGGGCACGACGTCGTCGACGGGCTCGAGCTCACCGTGCCCGGCCGGCTGCGGATCGTGGCACGCGAGAACTACCCGCTCGACGGGGACGCCGCCTACGCCGTCGTCCCGGACGGGGTGGCCGCGTGGCGCCCGATCGGCACCGAGGAGCTCGACGTCGCCTTTGTCCTCCCCGAGACCGACGACGTCCGGACGGTGGCGCGGTCGACGTCGAGCGGCGACGAGCTCGAGGTGCGCCAGGACGGGCGCGAGGCCCACGTCATGCACGTCTACACCGGCGACACCCTCTCGGAGCGGCAGCGTCAGTCGCTGGCCATGGAGCCGGTCGGCCTCATGACCAACGCGTTCAACCGCCCCGACTGCGCCGCTGCGCTGCCCCTGGCTCCGGGTGCGACGCGGCGCCTGCGGGCGAGCGTGGAGTACCGGCCCGGCGGGCGCGAAGGGCGCTAGCCACGGGCGAGGACCTCCTGGTCCCTCCGTCAGCCGCGCCCGTACTGCGCCACGAGCTCCGCACCCAGCCGGGCGAGGTGCGCCCGGACGGACTCGGGCTCGACAACCTCGACGGCGGCGCCCCACCCGGCGAGCTGCTCCGCGAGGGAAACGGGCAGGTGCGCCCGCAGTCGGACGGTGACGCGTCCGTCGTCGGCCGTGTCCAGCACCTCGCAGTTCCGGCCGAACTGGCGGCGCAGGACCGCGAGTACGCGCGGCGTGGTGCGCACGGTGGCGCTGACGAGGGACCGGCGCTGCTCCACCTCGTCGACCACGCGCCCCCACTCGCGCGTGAGCTCGAGGTCGGTCGGGCGGTCGGACGGTTCGTCGGTGATGGTGGCACCGATGATCCGGTCGACGCGGAACGTCCGCGGGCCGTCAGCCGTGCCCGCGACGAGGTACCAGGCGCCCGCCTTGTCGACGAGCCCCCACGCGTCGAGCACGCGCTCCGTGCGCCGGTGAGCGCGGTTCTCGTACTCGAGCACGACCTTGCGCCGTCGGACCACCGCGTCCTGCAGCACCTCGACGACGCCGGGACGTGCCTGGGCGTCGGTGCCCCACGGGGCGGCGTCGACGACGACGGTGTCCGCTGCCGCCCGCGCGTCCGCCCGGAACGTCTCCGGCAGGGCCTGCACCAGCTTCTGGAGCGCCGAGCGGAGGTCCGGGGCGAGCGCCGTCGCCGGGCCGGCGGCGAGGAACAGGGCCCGCGCCTCGGCCGAGGTGAGGCCGGTGAGGTCGGTGCGGGCGCCCCCGACGAGGGACCACCCGCCGCCGCGACCCGGCTGCGAGTAGACGGGGACCCCGGCGGTCGAGAGCGCCTCGAGGTCGCGTCGTGCGGTGGCCAGGGACACCTCGAGCTCGGCGGCCACCTCCGCGGCCGTCACCCGCCCGCGCGCCTGGATGAGGAGGAGGGTGGCGACGAGCCGATCCGCACGCATGGGGCGATGCTCCTCCAGAAAGTGCTCAGTGCGTGAGCACTTTGACCCCGCAGTATCGGAAGGACCGCGGCGGACGACGCCGCCCTGAGCGCTGAGGAGTCCCGATGTTTCGAGGGTTCGCCACTGTGAGCTTCTACGCCGACGACCTTGCCGCGGCGCGCGACTGGTATACCGAGCTGCTGGGCGTGGAGCCGTACTACGCCTTCCCGCCGCCGCCTGCCGAGCCGGCGTACCTCGAGTTCCGGGTCGGTGACGACGAGGACGAGCTCGGCATCATCGACCGGCGATACGCGCCCGGCCGTGCGTCCGGTGGTCCCGGCGGTGCGTCGGTGGCTCCGGGCGGTGGGCCGGTGGCTCCGGGCGGTGGGCCGGTGGCCCCGGGTGGCGCGGTCGTGTTCTGGCACGTCGACGACCTCGATGCCACCGTCGCGAAGCTGAGGGCGATGGGGGCGACGGAGTACGAGCCCGTCATCGCCCGAGAGGCCGGGTTCGTCACGGCGTCCTTCGTCGACCCGTTCGGCAACGTGCTCGGCGTGATGAACAACCCGCACTACCTCGAGGTTCAGGCAGCGCGACCGAGGGGGTGACGCAGGGGCGCGGCCGGAGGGGCGCGCGCCCGTGAAGGCGCCAACGGCCTCTTTCCGGTGCCCCTCGACCGCCCGGTGGTGAGGCGCCAACGGCCTCTTCCCGGTGCCCCTCGACCGCCCCGTGGTGAGGCGCCAACGGCCTCTTTCCGGTACCCCTCCACCGTCGCGCGCAGCACCTTGGACTCGGCGGATCGTGCCTGTGCACAGGCGGCATTCCGCGTCGGTTCGATGTCAGACCGCCTTCCTAGGCTGGGGTCATGGCCGAGACGCTCGCGGTGACCGGGACGGGGATCCAGCCGTGCCGCTGCGCGTGGTGGGAGGGTCCCTGCGCGGAGGAGATCGCCGTCGTCGCCGGCCTCGACGCCGCGGAGCTCGCACGTCTTAACGCCCTCGTCCTGGCGGAGCTGGACCCCGAGTGTCCTGAGCGGCGTCAGTCCGGGCCGGTGGTCCCCGAGGAGGACGACGACGGCGCGCCGCTGCGGCCGTTGAGCCCTGAGCT
The sequence above is a segment of the Georgenia faecalis genome. Coding sequences within it:
- a CDS encoding DoxX family protein; amino-acid sequence: MTHQDVAERAPTSVPRTLGRWGLAAVLITGGVGHLTRPDEFLAQVPPFFPARDKVVYYSTFVEFALGAALVLARRHKVRVGWVVAAFFVLIFPGNISQFLTRTDAFGLDSDAARGIRLLFQPLLVVWALWSTGAWAARRRARGAATGASRRR
- a CDS encoding Dps family protein, whose translation is MAATPPEAVTRSLQEALVDLVDLSLLGKQAHWNIHGTHFRSVHLQLDDVIDQVRLASDDIAERLATIGGTPDGRASTVAATSQVEGLPGGKLAVDKVIRQFEERLQGAADRIRANLPAVESEDPLSHDMLVAAATDLEKQAWMFRASHDEA
- the leuS gene encoding leucine--tRNA ligase, translating into MTSDSMTPQAATTPRGGPEEPRFRYTAALAAEIEERWQERWAERGTFHAPNPVGDLAPADGAVPDEKFYVLDMFPYPSGKGLHVGHPLGYIATDVVGRYQRMKGKNVLHALAYDAFGLPAEQYAVQTGQHPRITTEQNITNMRRQLRRLGLAHDERRSFATTDPGYVRWTQWIFLQMYHAFYDPEAERPDGGRGRARPIAELEAELADGTRETPSGTPWADLSAAERAAILDEHRLAYVSEAPVNWCPGLGTVLANEEVTADGRSERGNYPVFKRSLRQWMMRITAYADRLVDDLDRIDWPEKVKIMQRNWIGRSSGAQVRFAVETRVSAGEATGGTADVGLEVFTTRPDTLFGATFMVVAPEHMILDDAVPSVWPEGTKDAWTGGYATPVEAVAAYRAQAAAKTDAERQEEGRAKSGVFTGILATNPVNGAAIPVFVADYVLMGYGTGAIMAVPGGDQRDYEFATAFDLPVVYTVQPPEGFEGAAYTGEGAVIGSANEEISLDGMSVDEAKTAIIAWLETKGHGHGTTTYRLRDWLFSRQRYWGEPFPMVYDAEGRVHALPEEMLPVDLPEVPDYSPRTFDPDDATSSPEPPLGRVPEWVEVRLDLGDGEQTYYRDTNTMPNWAGSCWYELRYVDPTNDRAVVDPEIERYWMGPRPAENDGAGHPNTAGGADLYVGGVEHAVLHLLYARFWHKALYDLGHVSSVEPFHRLFNQGYIQAYAFADARGQYVPADEVEEVPAADGSGEVTYRWQGTEVFREYGKMGKSLKNIVTPDDMYDAYGADTFRVYEMSMGPLDVSRPWDTRAVVGAQRFLQRLWRNVVDETTGETTVSDAPADAETRRIVARTVVEVETEMAAMRVNTAIARLIVLNNHLTALPEVPREAVEPLVLMTAPVAPHIAEELWGRLGHTGSLSHEPFPTADASLLVEEEVTCVVQVAGKVRDRLQVPVSIGEDELRERALATAGVQRALGERGVRTVIVRAPRLVNIVPA
- a CDS encoding aldose 1-epimerase, whose amino-acid sequence is MTHADVTMGGIPTVVLEHDGARLEVAAVGATVLSWSVPGPDGGRVELAESYRSAEELEVNESAAFAVMAPFSNRIMGGTYRFDGVDYDLRPGLREGEDEVIHGLVRRARWDVEEPDPASDGASDEPSDGASDGAGAATLTLTTTIRDQPGYPFPVDVRVTYTLGARTLGFDLAATNVGASDAPVSLGWHPYFRLPGHDVVDGLELTVPGRLRIVARENYPLDGDAAYAVVPDGVAAWRPIGTEELDVAFVLPETDDVRTVARSTSSGDELEVRQDGREAHVMHVYTGDTLSERQRQSLAMEPVGLMTNAFNRPDCAAALPLAPGATRRLRASVEYRPGGREGR
- a CDS encoding helix-turn-helix transcriptional regulator, yielding MRADRLVATLLLIQARGRVTAAEVAAELEVSLATARRDLEALSTAGVPVYSQPGRGGGWSLVGGARTDLTGLTSAEARALFLAAGPATALAPDLRSALQKLVQALPETFRADARAAADTVVVDAAPWGTDAQARPGVVEVLQDAVVRRRKVVLEYENRAHRRTERVLDAWGLVDKAGAWYLVAGTADGPRTFRVDRIIGATITDEPSDRPTDLELTREWGRVVDEVEQRRSLVSATVRTTPRVLAVLRRQFGRNCEVLDTADDGRVTVRLRAHLPVSLAEQLAGWGAAVEVVEPESVRAHLARLGAELVAQYGRG
- a CDS encoding VOC family protein yields the protein MFRGFATVSFYADDLAAARDWYTELLGVEPYYAFPPPPAEPAYLEFRVGDDEDELGIIDRRYAPGRASGGPGGASVAPGGGPVAPGGGPVAPGGAVVFWHVDDLDATVAKLRAMGATEYEPVIAREAGFVTASFVDPFGNVLGVMNNPHYLEVQAARPRG